Proteins found in one Chthoniobacterales bacterium genomic segment:
- a CDS encoding methyltransferase domain-containing protein, with protein sequence MTHDRPEFDRRAPLYNAHAVVQQEAAAWLAVWLPALIDGPALELGAGTGVFTRHLAARTSQLVATDASPRMVQAGSGALPKARWLVADAMSPPNGAAYRWIFSCSLVQWLPDPCATFRRWHDFADNSARLIAGWFIGGTMEPFFRSSPLPSPCAWRSAAEWQDLLRGAGWRVMRSEVRTFIRRHPDTKSLLREIHNLGAFVPRGTTPGRLRDAMRNHDLTRRGGDLETPFVFMRVEAQRE encoded by the coding sequence ATGACTCACGACCGCCCCGAATTCGACCGCCGGGCCCCGCTCTACAACGCGCACGCCGTGGTGCAGCAGGAGGCCGCCGCGTGGCTGGCAGTGTGGTTGCCCGCGCTCATCGATGGACCCGCTCTCGAACTCGGCGCAGGCACGGGTGTTTTCACACGACATCTTGCGGCCCGCACTTCGCAACTCGTCGCCACGGATGCGTCACCACGGATGGTGCAGGCCGGGTCCGGGGCGCTGCCGAAGGCGCGATGGCTTGTCGCCGATGCCATGTCGCCGCCGAATGGCGCGGCCTACCGCTGGATTTTCAGCTGCAGCCTCGTGCAATGGCTGCCGGATCCGTGTGCGACATTCCGCCGCTGGCATGATTTTGCCGACAACTCCGCGAGGCTCATTGCCGGATGGTTCATCGGCGGGACGATGGAGCCGTTCTTCCGCTCGAGCCCCCTGCCCTCCCCTTGCGCTTGGAGAAGCGCGGCGGAATGGCAGGATCTGTTGCGGGGCGCAGGCTGGCGCGTGATGCGTTCCGAAGTGCGCACATTCATCCGGCGCCACCCCGACACCAAATCGCTGCTGCGCGAAATCCACAATCTCGGGGCTTTCGTTCCGCGGGGAACGACGCCGGGGCGTCTGCGCGACGCGATGCGAAACCACGACCTGACGCGCCGCGGCGGCGATCTGGAAACCCCTTTCGTTTTTATGAGGGTGGAGGCACAACGCGAATGA
- the nadD gene encoding nicotinate (nicotinamide) nucleotide adenylyltransferase, producing the protein MRTGVLGGTFDPVHHGHLVLARAAKEEFGLDRVIFVPAKISPHKTGTTPSTAADRLAMIRLAVANEPGFEVCDCELRRPPPSYTVDTLRELKSRHPQDELHLLIGADNVAKFDTWHRPEEIARLARIVVLDRAGAGATARDWPVVRRTIGISSTDIRARAGCGLSIRYLTPDGVCDYITEKGLYRNA; encoded by the coding sequence ATGCGCACCGGCGTCCTCGGGGGAACCTTCGATCCCGTCCATCACGGACACCTCGTTCTCGCGCGCGCAGCCAAGGAAGAATTCGGCCTCGACCGGGTGATTTTCGTGCCGGCCAAAATTTCACCGCACAAGACGGGGACCACGCCCTCCACCGCGGCGGACCGGCTGGCCATGATCCGGCTCGCAGTCGCCAACGAGCCCGGCTTCGAGGTCTGCGACTGCGAACTGCGCCGTCCGCCCCCGAGCTACACGGTGGACACATTGCGGGAACTCAAATCACGCCACCCACAGGACGAACTTCATCTGCTGATCGGGGCGGACAACGTGGCGAAGTTCGACACATGGCACCGGCCGGAGGAAATCGCCCGCCTCGCGCGCATCGTCGTTCTGGATCGCGCCGGGGCCGGAGCCACCGCCCGCGATTGGCCGGTCGTGCGACGGACGATCGGCATCTCCTCGACCGACATACGCGCCCGCGCCGGCTGCGGTCTCAGCATCCGTTATTTGACGCCGGACGGCGTGTGCGATTACATCACAGAGAAAGGCCTTTACCGCAACGCGTGA
- the leuD gene encoding 3-isopropylmalate dehydratase small subunit, translating to MALPPISQIAGTGVHVPGDDVDTDRIIPARYMKCVTFDGLGEYAFYDERFDADGKKKPHPLNDARYDDAAILLAGRNFGCGSSREHAPQALYRHGFRAILAESFAEIFFGNSITLGMPCLVMDGRDIRALAALIDEAPQTEINIDIPAGRVSMADTGFPATLPAHAKEALVNGRWDAIADLLEGLDAVRATAAKLPYMRAA from the coding sequence ATGGCGCTTCCTCCAATTTCCCAAATCGCAGGCACCGGCGTTCATGTCCCCGGTGACGATGTCGATACCGACCGCATCATCCCCGCGCGCTACATGAAATGCGTGACATTCGACGGGCTCGGCGAATACGCGTTTTATGACGAACGCTTCGACGCGGACGGCAAGAAAAAGCCCCATCCGCTCAACGACGCCAGATACGACGACGCGGCCATTTTGCTGGCCGGGCGCAACTTCGGCTGCGGCAGCTCGCGCGAGCACGCCCCGCAGGCGCTCTACCGCCACGGCTTCCGTGCGATCCTCGCCGAGAGCTTTGCCGAGATTTTTTTCGGCAACTCCATCACCCTCGGCATGCCGTGTCTCGTCATGGACGGGCGCGACATCCGCGCTTTGGCCGCGTTGATCGACGAGGCGCCGCAGACCGAGATCAACATCGATATTCCGGCTGGCAGGGTGAGCATGGCCGACACGGGCTTTCCCGCTACGCTCCCCGCTCACGCCAAGGAAGCTTTGGTCAACGGGCGCTGGGACGCGATCGCCGATCTGCTCGAGGGGCTCGATGCGGTCCGCGCCACCGCGGCCAAGCTTCCCTACATGCGCGCGGCCTGA
- a CDS encoding MEKHLA domain-containing protein yields MVHRRDDGAVLPLEPPALPLRLEKRGGMAGSVAGRRLARDAFRSAHIHPAPPRHQIAAARNPQSRGFRSAGNDAGASARRDAKPRPDAPRRRSGNPFRFYEGGGTTRMSTPLPIPRGQIEETTALILRSYRHWFMADLVAMDHPSDAVGALFDAPRIVLSALGPFGTDHTFNYANRAALELFETTWDGLIGQPSSKSAEPVHRDERRRLLEEVRSRGFIENYSGVRISSEGRRFRIKQATVFNLLDEAGAYIGQAATFADWEPLA; encoded by the coding sequence ATGGTTCATCGGCGGGACGATGGAGCCGTTCTTCCGCTCGAGCCCCCTGCCCTCCCCTTGCGCTTGGAGAAGCGCGGCGGAATGGCAGGATCTGTTGCGGGGCGCAGGCTGGCGCGTGATGCGTTCCGAAGTGCGCACATTCATCCGGCGCCACCCCGACACCAAATCGCTGCTGCGCGAAATCCACAATCTCGGGGCTTTCGTTCCGCGGGGAACGACGCCGGGGCGTCTGCGCGACGCGATGCGAAACCACGACCTGACGCGCCGCGGCGGCGATCTGGAAACCCCTTTCGTTTTTATGAGGGTGGAGGCACAACGCGAATGAGCACTCCGCTTCCCATTCCGCGCGGGCAAATCGAGGAAACGACCGCGCTCATTTTGCGCAGCTACCGGCATTGGTTCATGGCCGACCTGGTGGCGATGGATCATCCGTCGGATGCCGTGGGGGCACTCTTCGACGCACCCCGCATCGTTTTGAGCGCGTTGGGTCCGTTCGGAACGGATCACACTTTCAATTACGCCAACCGCGCGGCCTTGGAGTTGTTCGAGACCACATGGGACGGATTGATCGGTCAACCTTCGAGCAAGAGCGCGGAGCCCGTGCACCGCGACGAGCGCCGGCGGTTGCTCGAAGAGGTGCGCAGCCGGGGGTTCATCGAAAATTATTCCGGCGTCCGGATCAGCAGCGAAGGCCGCCGTTTCCGCATCAAACAGGCGACGGTTTTCAACTTGCTCGACGAAGCCGGCGCCTACATCGGCCAAGCCGCAACTTTCGCCGACTGGGAACCGCTGGCCTGA
- the leuC gene encoding 3-isopropylmalate dehydratase large subunit, with product MGKTLFDKVWEEHTVRELANGMTQLLIGTHLIHEVTSPQAFGMLRDLNLKVLYPNRTFATVDHIVPTDERQEPFSDALADAMIKELRKNCAEFGIEFFDLASGKQGIVHIVGPEQGITQPGTTIACGDSHTSTHGAFGAIAFGIGTSQVRDVLATQTMALRKPKVRRVQVDGKLSPGVYAKDVVLHIIRKLGVNGGLGYAYEYAGSTFDNFTQEERMTVCNMSIEGGARVGYVNPDQTTFDYLRGRPYAPARGDYDAAVARWKSFASDKDAAYDDVAKYSAEDIAPTVTWGINPGQAIFIDEDVPEPGQLPEKDRATAEEAYAHMKLRPGKPIKGTKVDVAFLGSCTNARIGDLQEVAKYLQGKKIKKSVKGIVVPGSQGVASVAESMGLADIFREAGFEWRGAGCSMCLGMNPDKLVGDQLCASSSNRNFKGRQGSPTGRTVLMSPLMVAAAAVTGEISDAREVFGLS from the coding sequence ATGGGCAAAACATTGTTCGACAAAGTGTGGGAAGAGCACACCGTGCGGGAACTGGCCAACGGGATGACGCAACTGCTCATCGGGACACACCTCATCCACGAGGTCACCAGCCCGCAGGCTTTCGGCATGCTGCGCGACCTCAACCTCAAAGTTCTCTATCCCAACCGCACCTTCGCCACCGTCGATCACATCGTGCCCACGGACGAGCGGCAGGAACCGTTCTCGGACGCGTTGGCTGACGCAATGATCAAGGAATTGCGCAAAAACTGCGCCGAGTTCGGCATCGAATTTTTCGATCTGGCCAGCGGCAAGCAGGGCATCGTCCACATCGTCGGCCCCGAACAAGGCATCACGCAGCCCGGCACAACGATCGCCTGCGGCGATTCGCACACCTCGACGCACGGGGCATTCGGCGCCATCGCGTTCGGCATCGGCACCAGCCAGGTCCGCGACGTGCTCGCCACGCAGACCATGGCGCTGCGCAAGCCGAAGGTCCGCCGAGTGCAGGTCGATGGAAAACTCTCGCCCGGCGTGTATGCGAAGGATGTCGTGCTCCACATCATACGGAAGCTCGGCGTCAACGGCGGCCTCGGCTACGCCTACGAATACGCGGGATCAACGTTCGACAACTTCACGCAGGAAGAGCGCATGACCGTCTGCAACATGTCGATCGAGGGCGGCGCGCGCGTCGGCTACGTCAATCCCGACCAGACCACGTTCGACTATCTCCGCGGGCGCCCCTACGCGCCGGCGCGGGGAGATTATGACGCGGCGGTGGCGCGCTGGAAGTCGTTCGCCAGCGACAAGGACGCGGCTTATGACGACGTGGCGAAATACTCGGCGGAGGATATCGCCCCCACGGTCACGTGGGGAATCAATCCTGGCCAGGCCATCTTCATCGACGAGGACGTTCCGGAACCCGGCCAGTTGCCCGAGAAAGACCGCGCCACGGCAGAGGAAGCGTATGCGCACATGAAGCTGCGGCCCGGAAAACCCATCAAGGGCACGAAAGTGGATGTCGCCTTCCTCGGGTCCTGCACCAACGCGCGCATCGGCGACCTGCAGGAAGTGGCCAAATATCTCCAAGGCAAAAAAATCAAAAAGAGCGTCAAAGGCATCGTCGTCCCCGGGTCGCAGGGCGTGGCCTCTGTCGCCGAATCGATGGGGTTGGCGGATATTTTCCGCGAAGCGGGCTTCGAATGGCGCGGCGCCGGATGCTCGATGTGCCTCGGCATGAACCCCGACAAGCTTGTCGGCGACCAACTCTGCGCCAGCTCGAGCAACCGCAATTTCAAAGGCCGCCAAGGCAGCCCGACAGGACGCACCGTCCTGATGAGCCCGCTCATGGTCGCCGCCGCGGCGGTGACGGGCGAAATCAGCGACGCCCGCGAAGTCTTCGGCCTGAGCTGA
- a CDS encoding carbohydrate porin, which produces MHAPQMVLPRRIAIALLCLAAAARAETTNSSTGPLWQRWFAEDRALDTFVPARKKLSDDGLGFGGSYTTDLLGNPAGGQRQGFTYYGQLQLILAADLEKLIKWKDAYFVASMFDSAGNNLSRNYIGNYFNVTEVASIPTVVLGQMYFEQRFLDDKISLKIGRMGVGSDFVIMDIFNLYVGGIDGHTPVFVWNTFWSGAATSTWAGVLKVEPRKDWTLRLGVYQATTANRVIANHGLNMDFNPSDGVEIFGEAGWKTRLRDPWGDGEALPGEHKFGGYWSSWEYPEFGGGTGANTHGLYWIGQQMVWRERAKTDEGVTLWYSFVYAPTGNISRFPFFSGAGGGWQGALPGREEDWILFGSYFGTMSRDFAAKREAQGLGDPTYEWVLEWDYRAQLTPWLYVMPCAQWVINPGGTGRIPDALVLGAEIGVTF; this is translated from the coding sequence ATGCACGCACCGCAAATGGTCTTGCCCCGCAGAATAGCAATCGCCCTCCTTTGCCTCGCTGCCGCGGCGCGCGCGGAAACGACAAACAGCAGCACGGGCCCGCTCTGGCAGCGCTGGTTTGCTGAAGACCGTGCCTTGGACACTTTTGTCCCGGCGCGGAAAAAACTTTCCGACGACGGGCTCGGTTTCGGCGGCTCCTACACCACTGATCTTCTCGGAAACCCGGCCGGGGGTCAGCGGCAGGGGTTCACCTACTACGGGCAGCTCCAGCTGATCTTGGCGGCAGACCTCGAAAAACTGATCAAATGGAAGGACGCGTATTTCGTCGCGAGCATGTTCGACTCGGCGGGAAACAACCTGTCGCGCAACTACATCGGCAACTACTTCAACGTCACCGAGGTGGCGTCGATCCCGACAGTCGTGCTCGGGCAGATGTATTTCGAACAGCGTTTTCTCGATGACAAAATCAGCCTCAAAATCGGACGCATGGGGGTGGGGTCGGACTTTGTCATAATGGACATATTCAACCTCTACGTCGGCGGGATCGACGGACACACGCCGGTCTTTGTCTGGAACACGTTTTGGAGCGGGGCGGCGACATCCACGTGGGCGGGTGTGCTGAAGGTGGAACCGCGGAAGGATTGGACGCTGCGACTCGGGGTTTACCAGGCGACGACCGCCAATCGCGTCATCGCCAACCACGGGCTGAACATGGATTTCAATCCGTCCGACGGCGTGGAAATCTTCGGCGAGGCGGGCTGGAAGACGAGACTGCGCGATCCGTGGGGTGACGGCGAGGCCCTGCCGGGCGAGCACAAGTTCGGAGGATATTGGTCGAGCTGGGAGTATCCGGAGTTCGGCGGCGGAACCGGGGCGAACACGCACGGCCTTTATTGGATCGGGCAGCAAATGGTCTGGCGCGAGCGCGCGAAGACCGACGAGGGCGTCACGCTCTGGTATTCGTTCGTGTATGCGCCGACGGGCAATATTTCGCGCTTTCCGTTCTTCAGCGGCGCCGGCGGCGGCTGGCAAGGCGCGCTGCCCGGGCGCGAGGAAGACTGGATTCTTTTCGGATCCTACTTCGGCACGATGAGCCGTGATTTTGCGGCAAAGCGGGAGGCCCAAGGGCTCGGGGATCCGACTTACGAGTGGGTGCTGGAATGGGACTACCGCGCGCAACTGACGCCATGGCTTTATGTGATGCCCTGCGCGCAATGGGTGATCAATCCGGGCGGCACGGGGCGGATACCGGATGCTCTGGTCCTCGGCGCGGAAATCGGGGTAACATTCTGA
- a CDS encoding glucose-6-phosphate isomerase yields MSTKSLTESPAWKALQDHHAGMAGLHMSELFAADPRRGESFTAEGAGLFLDYSKNRVTAETMRLLRALADQAQLRERIASMFRGDKINATENRAVLHTALRAPRGETIMVDGHNVVPEVHEVLDKMAAFADRVRSGAWLGHTGKKIRNVINIGIGGSDLGPVMACEALKFFSDRALAFRFVSNVDSDDFAEAVHGLDPAQTLFIVSSKTFTTLETMTNAHTAREWALRGLGGDESAIAKHFVAVSTNAEKVREFGIDTANMFGFWDWVGGRYSMDSAIGLSTMVAIGPENFRAMLDGFREMDEHFRTAPFEKNLPVIMGLLAVWYADFFDAQTSAVLPYEQYLKRFPAYLQQLTMESNGKSVRLDGRHVDYATSQIYWGEPGTNGQHSFYQLIHQGTHLIPCDFIGFAKTLNPIGRHHDILIANMFAQAEALAFGKSADQVRAEGTAEALVPHRVFEGNRPSNTILAEVVDPRTIGRLVALYEHSVFTQGVIWDINSFDQWGVELGKVLAQRIIPELEEKEAPALNHDSSTNALIARYRRMKS; encoded by the coding sequence ATGAGCACGAAATCCCTGACCGAAAGCCCCGCCTGGAAGGCGCTGCAAGATCATCACGCCGGCATGGCCGGACTGCATATGAGCGAGCTTTTCGCCGCCGACCCGCGTCGCGGGGAAAGTTTCACCGCGGAGGGTGCGGGCCTTTTCCTCGATTATTCCAAAAACCGCGTGACCGCGGAGACCATGCGCCTGCTCCGGGCTTTGGCCGACCAAGCGCAGCTGCGCGAACGCATCGCCTCCATGTTCCGCGGCGATAAAATCAACGCTACCGAGAATCGCGCCGTGCTTCACACCGCCCTGCGCGCGCCGCGCGGTGAGACGATCATGGTGGATGGACACAACGTCGTGCCTGAAGTCCACGAAGTGCTCGACAAAATGGCCGCCTTCGCCGATCGCGTCCGCTCCGGCGCATGGCTCGGACACACGGGAAAAAAGATCCGCAACGTCATCAACATCGGCATTGGCGGATCGGACTTGGGTCCGGTCATGGCCTGCGAGGCCCTCAAGTTTTTCAGCGACCGCGCGCTCGCCTTCCGGTTCGTCTCCAATGTGGACAGCGATGACTTCGCCGAGGCGGTCCACGGTCTCGATCCCGCGCAGACGCTTTTCATCGTCTCCTCGAAAACTTTTACCACGCTCGAGACCATGACCAACGCGCACACCGCGCGCGAGTGGGCCCTGCGCGGCCTCGGCGGAGATGAGTCGGCCATTGCCAAGCATTTCGTTGCCGTCTCGACCAACGCGGAAAAAGTCCGCGAGTTCGGCATCGACACGGCCAACATGTTCGGGTTCTGGGATTGGGTCGGCGGGCGCTACTCGATGGACTCCGCCATCGGGCTTTCGACGATGGTCGCTATCGGACCGGAAAACTTCCGCGCCATGCTCGATGGATTCCGCGAAATGGATGAGCACTTCCGCACCGCCCCCTTCGAGAAAAACCTTCCGGTCATCATGGGGCTGCTCGCCGTCTGGTATGCCGACTTTTTCGACGCGCAAACCTCGGCCGTGTTGCCCTACGAGCAATATCTCAAAAGATTCCCCGCCTACCTGCAGCAACTCACCATGGAGAGCAACGGCAAGAGCGTGCGTCTCGACGGACGCCATGTCGATTACGCCACGAGCCAGATTTACTGGGGCGAGCCCGGCACCAACGGCCAGCATTCTTTTTACCAACTCATCCACCAGGGCACCCACCTGATTCCGTGTGATTTCATCGGCTTTGCCAAGACTCTCAATCCGATCGGACGGCACCACGACATCCTCATCGCCAACATGTTCGCGCAGGCCGAAGCGCTCGCGTTCGGGAAATCGGCGGACCAGGTGCGCGCCGAGGGCACGGCCGAAGCCCTTGTCCCGCACCGCGTTTTTGAAGGCAACCGGCCTTCGAACACCATCCTCGCGGAGGTGGTCGATCCGCGCACCATCGGGCGCCTCGTCGCGCTCTACGAGCACAGCGTGTTCACCCAGGGTGTGATATGGGACATCAATTCCTTCGACCAGTGGGGCGTCGAACTGGGCAAGGTGCTTGCGCAGCGCATTATTCCCGAACTGGAGGAAAAAGAAGCGCCGGCCTTGAATCACGACAGTTCGACCAATGCGCTCATCGCGCGCTACCGGCGGATGAAATCATGA
- a CDS encoding ATP-binding cassette domain-containing protein: MALLQLKSVSLHYGRDYLLDGADLSIEPGERVALLGRNGCGKTSLMRLIAGEEGASGGEVIRASGSVMTRLDQEVPQGVDGTVFSVVRGGISPTRHEEDWEIDVRLEELLAEMELPAEAAFGSLSGGLKRRVLLARALAGQPDLLLLDEPTNHLDLNSILWLEDFLLRHPMSLLFVTHDRTFLRRLATRIVELDRGRLFGWACEYDTFLKRKADMLEAEAVQWKAFDKKLAQEEAWLRQGVKARRTRNEGRVRALLELRRERARRRERSGTAKMEIQAGALSGQRVLRAEGITFAHPEMPGPVVRDFSSEIFRGDKIGILGPNGCGKTTLLKLLLGQLAPQAGSVTTGTNLQVVYLDQLRDQIDPDKTVAENVAGVSQSVRFQGRDRNIHSYLADFLFRSDRVRMPARLLSGGERNRLLLARLFLQPANVLVLDEPTNDLDAETLELLEELLVDWDQTLLLVSHDRAFLDAVVTSLLVFEGDGTISEVNGGYSDWQRWSARNAAPAVVTKSPAKAEEPKKERRGRAEKFLNRERRELEELPGQIELLEAEQVRYAAQLQDPELYRTDPDALPKIEAESTALEAKIRAAYARWEELEARRCALE; this comes from the coding sequence ATGGCTCTGCTGCAGTTAAAATCGGTCTCGCTCCACTACGGGCGAGATTATCTCCTCGACGGGGCCGACCTTTCGATCGAGCCAGGTGAGCGAGTGGCGCTGCTTGGGCGCAACGGTTGCGGCAAGACCAGCTTGATGAGGCTGATTGCCGGAGAGGAGGGGGCCAGCGGGGGCGAGGTCATTCGTGCGTCCGGCTCGGTGATGACGCGCTTGGATCAGGAAGTTCCGCAAGGGGTCGACGGCACGGTGTTCTCGGTAGTGCGGGGCGGGATCTCGCCCACCCGTCACGAGGAAGACTGGGAGATCGATGTGCGGTTGGAGGAATTGCTGGCGGAAATGGAATTGCCCGCCGAGGCCGCGTTCGGCTCGCTTTCCGGTGGACTGAAACGCCGCGTGCTGCTCGCCCGCGCGCTGGCCGGACAGCCGGATTTGCTCCTGCTCGATGAGCCGACCAACCATCTGGACCTGAATTCCATTCTCTGGCTGGAAGATTTTCTGCTCCGGCATCCGATGAGCCTGCTTTTTGTCACGCACGACCGGACCTTTCTCCGACGTCTGGCCACGCGGATTGTCGAGTTGGATCGTGGCCGGCTTTTCGGTTGGGCTTGTGAATATGACACATTTCTAAAACGCAAAGCCGACATGCTCGAAGCCGAGGCGGTGCAGTGGAAAGCCTTCGATAAGAAACTGGCGCAGGAGGAAGCGTGGTTGCGCCAGGGGGTCAAAGCCCGTCGCACGCGCAACGAGGGTCGGGTGCGGGCTCTTCTCGAACTCCGGCGCGAGCGAGCGCGTCGCCGTGAGCGCTCGGGAACGGCGAAGATGGAGATTCAAGCCGGTGCGTTGTCGGGTCAGCGGGTTCTGCGGGCGGAGGGCATCACCTTCGCGCACCCGGAAATGCCCGGGCCGGTGGTGCGGGATTTTTCCTCGGAGATTTTTCGCGGGGACAAGATCGGGATTTTGGGACCGAACGGATGTGGCAAGACTACGCTGCTCAAGTTGTTGCTTGGACAGCTGGCACCGCAGGCGGGCAGCGTGACCACCGGCACCAATTTGCAGGTGGTCTACTTGGACCAGTTGCGCGATCAGATCGATCCGGACAAGACGGTGGCGGAAAACGTGGCGGGCGTCTCGCAATCCGTGCGCTTTCAAGGGCGCGATCGCAACATCCACAGCTATTTGGCGGACTTCCTGTTCCGCTCCGACCGCGTGCGCATGCCCGCGCGGTTGCTCTCCGGCGGTGAACGCAATCGCCTGCTTCTTGCCCGTCTCTTTCTGCAACCTGCGAATGTTTTGGTGCTCGACGAGCCAACCAATGATCTCGATGCCGAGACGCTGGAGTTGCTCGAGGAATTGTTGGTCGACTGGGATCAAACCTTGCTGCTGGTTTCCCACGACCGTGCTTTTCTTGATGCGGTGGTCACAAGCCTGCTGGTCTTCGAAGGCGACGGAACGATCAGTGAAGTCAACGGGGGTTACAGCGATTGGCAGCGTTGGTCGGCGCGCAACGCAGCGCCTGCCGTGGTCACGAAGTCTCCAGCGAAGGCGGAAGAACCGAAAAAGGAACGCCGGGGACGTGCGGAAAAATTCCTCAATCGCGAGCGGCGGGAGTTGGAAGAACTACCCGGACAGATCGAGTTGTTGGAAGCGGAGCAAGTCCGATATGCCGCGCAGTTGCAGGATCCCGAGTTGTATCGAACCGACCCCGACGCCTTGCCCAAGATTGAAGCCGAATCCACGGCTCTCGAGGCGAAAATCCGTGCCGCCTACGCCCGATGGGAGGAGTTGGAAGCAAGGAGATGCGCGCTCGAGTAA
- the fumC gene encoding class II fumarate hydratase, which translates to MPNIRKETDSLGEVDVPADKLWGAQTQRSLEHFSIGTDLIPREMIAAYATLKKAAAIANHDDGRLGDEQFNLITKTCDEILSGQHADMFPLHVWMTGSGTQFNMNVNEVISNRCCQLAGTALGSKAPVHPNDHVNMAQSSNDSFPSAMYIAAAVNVKTRLMPSVGALRDAIAAKATEWKDVIKIGRTHMQDATPLTLGQEWSGYAAALTDDLERIEDALKGVYQLALGGTAVGTGINSAPGFAEAAAAQIAKLTGLPFVTAPNKFCVQGGHDALVQLSGTLRTLAVTLFKIGNDVRLMSCGPRAGFAELIIPANEPGSSIMPGKVNPTQAEALTMLSAQVMANDVAVGIGGSAGYLEMNVYKPLIIYNLTHSITLLTDGCTNFRKFLVEGTKPNLKKIAEYVDRSLMLVTALSPVIGYDKASKIAHYAMDNDLTLKEAALKLGFVSEAEFDRVVDPAKMVSPYVAKA; encoded by the coding sequence ATGCCAAACATCCGCAAAGAAACCGACAGCCTCGGCGAGGTCGATGTGCCGGCCGATAAACTGTGGGGAGCCCAAACGCAACGCTCGCTCGAACACTTCAGCATCGGCACCGACTTGATCCCGCGCGAGATGATCGCGGCCTACGCCACGCTCAAGAAGGCCGCCGCTATCGCCAACCACGACGACGGGCGTCTCGGCGACGAACAATTCAATCTCATCACCAAAACGTGCGACGAAATTTTGTCCGGACAGCACGCCGACATGTTCCCGCTGCACGTGTGGATGACCGGCAGCGGCACGCAGTTCAACATGAACGTGAACGAGGTCATCTCGAACCGCTGCTGCCAGCTGGCCGGCACGGCGCTCGGTAGCAAGGCGCCCGTGCACCCCAACGATCACGTGAACATGGCGCAGTCGTCGAACGACTCCTTCCCTTCGGCCATGTATATCGCCGCGGCGGTCAACGTGAAGACGCGCCTCATGCCGTCCGTCGGTGCCCTGCGCGACGCCATCGCGGCCAAGGCCACCGAGTGGAAAGACGTCATCAAAATCGGACGCACCCACATGCAGGATGCCACGCCGCTCACACTCGGGCAGGAGTGGTCCGGCTATGCCGCCGCGCTGACCGACGATCTCGAGCGCATCGAGGACGCGCTCAAAGGCGTCTACCAACTCGCTCTCGGCGGCACCGCCGTGGGAACCGGCATCAATTCCGCGCCCGGCTTCGCCGAGGCCGCCGCCGCGCAGATCGCCAAGCTCACCGGTCTGCCCTTTGTCACTGCTCCGAACAAATTCTGCGTGCAAGGCGGACACGATGCTCTCGTCCAGCTTTCCGGCACCCTGCGCACGCTGGCCGTCACGCTTTTCAAAATCGGCAACGACGTCCGCCTCATGTCTTGCGGCCCGCGCGCCGGTTTCGCCGAGCTGATCATTCCGGCCAACGAGCCCGGCTCCTCGATCATGCCCGGCAAGGTCAATCCCACCCAGGCCGAAGCCCTCACCATGCTCAGCGCGCAGGTCATGGCCAACGACGTGGCGGTCGGCATCGGCGGCTCGGCCGGTTATCTTGAGATGAACGTCTACAAACCGCTCATCATCTACAACCTGACCCATTCCATCACACTGCTGACCGACGGTTGCACCAATTTCCGCAAGTTCCTCGTCGAAGGCACCAAGCCGAACCTCAAGAAGATCGCGGAATACGTCGATCGCTCCCTCATGCTGGTCACGGCGCTGTCGCCGGTCATCGGCTATGACAAGGCATCGAAGATCGCCCACTACGCGATGGACAATGATCTCACCCTCAAGGAAGCCGCTCTCAAGCTCGGCTTCGTCAGCGAGGCGGAATTCGACCGTGTGGTCGATCCGGCCAAGATGGTCTCGCCCTACGTGGCGAAGGCCTGA